DNA from Stenotrophomonas acidaminiphila:
GAGCAGCACGCCGTCACGCAATGCCTGCAGCCGCTCCGGGCTCGGCACGCCTTCCACCTGCACCCAGTAGGTCTTGTCCTGCTTGTGCCGCGGATCGGTCAGGCGGTGCGCCAGGCCGCCGTCGTCGGTGAGCAGCAGCAGGCCTTCGCTGTCGTAGTCCAAGCGCCCTGCCGCGTACACGTTGCCGGGCAGGCCGAAGCCGGCCAGTGTCGCCCGTGGCGGCTGGCTGCGGTCGGTGAACTGGCACAGTACGTTGAAGGGTTTGTTGAAGGCGATGAGCATGGCAGCCGGGCACAACGACGACGATGACGGTGGCGGACGGGGATGGCCGCAGCCGCGGCGTCATCCACCCGCGCTGCGCAACCGGCCGGAACGGCAGGGCGCGCGGCCGCCGGCAAGGCGTGCCGCGCGGGCGTCGATGCGCCCCGCCCTGCGTTCGGCGCCGCTCAGGGCTTCACGAAGCGCAGCGTCATGCGGTCGCTTTCGCCGATCGCCTTGTACCGGGCGGCATCGGCGGCGTCGTGGTTGTTGGATGGCGGCAGCGTCCACACGCCATTGGGGTGATCCTTGGTGTCGCGCGGGTTGGCGTTGATCTCGCTGGTCTGCTGCAGCCTGAAGCCGGCGGCTTCGGCCATGGCGATCACCTGCGCCTGGCCGACGTAACCGCTCTTGTCGTCGGCGGCGACGTCGGCCTTGGCGCGGTGTTCCACCACGCCCAGCGTGCCGCCGGGCTTGAGCACCGCGAAGAACGCACGGAACATGCCCTCGGCCTGGTCGGCCGCGCGCCAGTTGTGCACGTTGCGGAAGGTCAGCACCACGTCGGCCGAACCCGGCTTGCCCAGCACCGGCGCCGCCGGGTCATAGGCGACCACGGTGGCCTTGTCGAACAGCGCCGGCGCGGCGGCGAACTTCTTCTCCAGCCCGTCGCGGGTACGTTGCTGGTAGTCGCGGCCCTTGCCGGCCGGCAGCGCCATCGGGTCGACCACCGCGGCCACGTACTGGCCGTGGGCACGCAGGTAGGGCGCGAGGATCTCGGCGTACCAGCCGCCGCCCGGGGTGATCTCGACCACGGTCTGCTGCGGCTGCACGCCGAAGAACTCCAGAGTCTGCAGCGGGTGCCGGTACGCGTCGCGCGCGGTATTGGCCGGGCTGCGCCAGTCACCGCCGACCGCGGCCTGCAGCTGCGCGGACGCAGACGCGGCCGGCGCAGCATGCATGGCGGCGTGGTCGTGGCCGGCGTGTGCGTGGTCCTGCGCGGCGGCAGGCAGGGCGGCGAACAGCAGACAGGCGGCAACCAGCGGGGCAATGGTCTTCATCGGGAGATTCCACGGTTGGAGTCCGGCGAGCCTAGCATGCGTGCGCGGCGGGCCGCCGGCCGCTGCGTATATGCTGGAGCGCCGACGCCAAGGAGCTGCGCATGACCCGTTTACGCGAACTCGGCCGTTCCGGCCTGCAGGTGGCCCCCGTCGCCTTCGGCGGCAACGTGTTCGGCTGGAGCGTGGACGAAAAGACCGCCTTCGCCCTGCTGGACGCATTCGTCGAGGCCGGCTTCAACCTGGTCGATACCGCCGACGTGTATCCGGCGTGGGTGCCGGGCAACACCGGCGGCGAGTCGGAAACCATGATCGGCCGCTGGCTCCGGCGCAGCGGCAAGCGCGACCAGGTGGTGCTGGCGACCAAGGTCGGCAAATGGGCCGAGCGCCCCGGGCTGTCGGCCGGCAACATCCATGCCGCGGCGGAGGATTCGCTGCGGCGCCTGCAGACCGACGTGATCGACCTGTACCAGGCGCACGAGGACGACGCGTCGGTGCCGCTGGAGGAGACCCTGGGCGCCTTCGCGCGCCTGGTCGAGGCCGGCAAGGTGCGCGCCATCGGCGCCTCCAATTACAGCGCCACGCGCCTGCGCGACGCGCTGAAGGTATCGGCCGACTACCACCTGCCGCGCTACGAGAGCCTGCAGCCGGAGTACAACCTCTACGACCGTGCCGGCTACGAAGCGGAACTGGAGCCGCTGGCGCGCGAACAGGGGCTGGGGGTGATCGGCTACTACGCGCTGGCCAGCGGCTTCCTCAGCGGCAAGTACCGCAGCGCCGACGACGCCGGCAAGAGCGGCGCGCGCGGTGCCAGGGTGGTCGCGCGCTACCTGGATGCGCGTGGCCTGCGCATCCTCGCCGCGCTCGACGATATCGCCGCCGCGCACCGGGCGACACCGGCGCAGGTCGCGCTGGCGTGGCTGATCGCGCGGCCCGGGATCACCGCGCCGATCGTCAGCGCCACCGGCGTGGAACAGCTGCACGAGGTGCTCGCCGCCGCGCGGCTGGCACTGTCTGCCGCGGACATCGCCCAGCTCGACACGGCCAGCGCGGGGGACTGAATGCGCCGCGGGTTGAACCCGGCGCCGGCGCGGTCGTAGCATCCGTGCCACAGGGGGCGGACCGCGAACGGAGACCGCTCATGCAGAACCCGCACGGTGCAGACCGCCACGGCCTGGATGTGGACGCGGAGATGGCGTACTGGCGCAGCGTCCACGCCATCGGCCGGCTCGGCCGGCACGCGTTCGACCCGTACCGGCGACTGCTGCAGATGGGCCTGGAGCTCTACCGGGCATGGCCGCACGCCAGCGAGGAGCAGCTCTACCGCGCGCTGCAGGACAACCACCATCGCTATGCGCCGGCGCTGGCGGTGCCCTGGGACGAGGCCCGCTGGCGGGTGCGCCACGCCTGGCACCACGCCCGCCAGGCGCAATCCCTGGATCAGGCGCGCCGCTTCAGCCCGCTGCCAGCAACCAGTCGCGCAGCGCCGCACTGACCTCATCGGGCTTTTCCATCGGCGCCAGGTGCCCGCAGCCGGGCAGCAGCAACAGCCGCGAGTGCGGCGCCAGCGCGTGCATTTCCTCGCTGACCGCCGGCGGTGTGATGCGGTCGTTGGCCCCGCACACGATCAGCAACGGGTCGCGGTAGGCGGCCAGCACGTCGTGGCCATCGCGCCGTTCCAGTGCGCTCTGCCGCAGGAACACCTCCGCGCCCAGGCGCGTGGTCATGTCGCGCACGCGCCGCACCAGCGCCTCGTCGTGCAGGCGCGAGGCGTCGATGTAGCTGCGCATCAGCCGGTCGCCGAAACCGTGGAAGGTGCCGGGCAGGCGCACGCTGGCCTGCTGCGCGCGGCGCTGCGCGGCGCGCTGCGGCGAATCGGCGTGGATCGAAGTACCGATCAGCGCCAGCCGCCCGACCCGCTGCGGGGCGACGCGCAGGATCTGCTGGGCGACGAAGCCGCCCAGCGAGAACCCGGCCAGCGCGAACCGCGGCGGCGCCTGCGCCAGCACGTCGGCGGCCACCGCCTGTAGGGTCGTCCCGCGGGTCTGGTCGCCGACGATGCAGTCGGCGATGCCGGACAGGTCGGCGATCTGCGCGCGCCACAGCTCGGCGTCGTTGAGCAGGCCCGGCAGCAACAGCAGCGGGATCTTCCCGGGAGCATTCCCGGCGGCGGTGGTGTGCATGGCGCCCATTGTCGCGCCGCCGGCACTCAGCCGGTACCGTCACCCGTGGAATGCACCGGCAGGGTGACGTTCATGATCGCCGGGTCGTCGGGATCGGGCTTGACCTTGAAACCGAGCGTGCGGCACATCGCCAGCATGGTGCTGTTCTCGCGCAGCACCTGGCCCTCGACCACGTTCAGGCCCTGCCAGCCGGCGTATTCGATCATGATCTGCATCAGCTTCCAGCCGATGCCGTGGCCCTTGAGGTCGGAGCGGATCAGGATGCCGTACTCGCCGCGGTCGTAGTCGGCGTCGGCGTGCAGGCGCACCGCGCCGAGCATGTCGCCGCTCTTCGGGTCGATGGCCACCAGCGCGATCGAGCGGGCATAGTCGAGCTGGGTCAGGCGCGCGATGAACTCGTGGCTGAAATGCTTGACCGACTGGAAGAA
Protein-coding regions in this window:
- a CDS encoding alpha/beta hydrolase, which gives rise to MGAMHTTAAGNAPGKIPLLLLPGLLNDAELWRAQIADLSGIADCIVGDQTRGTTLQAVAADVLAQAPPRFALAGFSLGGFVAQQILRVAPQRVGRLALIGTSIHADSPQRAAQRRAQQASVRLPGTFHGFGDRLMRSYIDASRLHDEALVRRVRDMTTRLGAEVFLRQSALERRDGHDVLAAYRDPLLIVCGANDRITPPAVSEEMHALAPHSRLLLLPGCGHLAPMEKPDEVSAALRDWLLAAG
- a CDS encoding methyltransferase, with the translated sequence MPAAAQDHAHAGHDHAAMHAAPAASASAQLQAAVGGDWRSPANTARDAYRHPLQTLEFFGVQPQQTVVEITPGGGWYAEILAPYLRAHGQYVAAVVDPMALPAGKGRDYQQRTRDGLEKKFAAAPALFDKATVVAYDPAAPVLGKPGSADVVLTFRNVHNWRAADQAEGMFRAFFAVLKPGGTLGVVEHRAKADVAADDKSGYVGQAQVIAMAEAAGFRLQQTSEINANPRDTKDHPNGVWTLPPSNNHDAADAARYKAIGESDRMTLRFVKP
- a CDS encoding pseudouridine synthase; protein product: MLIAFNKPFNVLCQFTDRSQPPRATLAGFGLPGNVYAAGRLDYDSEGLLLLTDDGGLAHRLTDPRHKQDKTYWVQVEGVPSPERLQALRDGVLLNDGPTLPARVQLLETPPALWPRDPPVRFRKTVPDAWLAITLREGRNRQVRRMTAAVGLPTLRLVRAAMGTHALDGLQPGQWRVLQG
- a CDS encoding alcohol dehydrogenase, whose protein sequence is MTRLRELGRSGLQVAPVAFGGNVFGWSVDEKTAFALLDAFVEAGFNLVDTADVYPAWVPGNTGGESETMIGRWLRRSGKRDQVVLATKVGKWAERPGLSAGNIHAAAEDSLRRLQTDVIDLYQAHEDDASVPLEETLGAFARLVEAGKVRAIGASNYSATRLRDALKVSADYHLPRYESLQPEYNLYDRAGYEAELEPLAREQGLGVIGYYALASGFLSGKYRSADDAGKSGARGARVVARYLDARGLRILAALDDIAAAHRATPAQVALAWLIARPGITAPIVSATGVEQLHEVLAAARLALSAADIAQLDTASAGD